The Halobellus sp. MBLA0158 genome has a window encoding:
- a CDS encoding NAD(P)/FAD-dependent oxidoreductase, whose product MDERSIAVVGGAVAGLAAADRLAADAAVTLFERQSYDEKRVNCGEAINDAPLVPLAKTPENGFLNEVDGFELRIFRGRDHGPADEPLGDARIRCAPGYITDRNVVERRWAERLAEKGVDVRENAAIGPDEFRELCRTHDYVIDATGQPALSMRAFGDLDAYTGEIVAVNADVKGDFAAIEAYPQIFFEGYVGYAWLFPKSDSRANLGIGWAGDERPDDYYEALTGACRRNDLPVPDRSETNIYTIPRGPSLDPAATYRAGENVFLVGDAAGIANRYQGEGICQAIRSSHLAAETIAEGRPETYPERLYDLMRSEYRLAHLMRGVWVEHGDARLLADVAEALDGLSVDDITRSPRRVVARVARHPGIAYRLLADAGMLRRVVDAYTDTWEYDQPHA is encoded by the coding sequence ATGGACGAGAGGTCGATCGCAGTCGTCGGCGGGGCCGTCGCCGGCCTCGCCGCCGCGGACCGGCTGGCGGCCGACGCGGCGGTGACCCTCTTCGAACGCCAGTCGTACGACGAAAAGCGCGTCAACTGCGGCGAAGCGATCAACGACGCCCCGCTGGTCCCCTTAGCGAAGACGCCCGAAAACGGGTTCCTGAACGAGGTCGACGGCTTCGAGCTGCGGATCTTTCGCGGCCGCGATCACGGCCCGGCGGACGAACCGCTCGGGGACGCCCGGATCCGCTGTGCGCCGGGCTACATCACCGACCGGAACGTCGTCGAGCGCCGGTGGGCCGAACGGCTGGCCGAGAAGGGCGTCGACGTCAGGGAGAACGCGGCGATCGGACCGGACGAGTTCCGCGAACTCTGTCGGACCCACGACTACGTGATCGACGCGACCGGACAGCCGGCGCTCTCGATGCGCGCCTTCGGCGACCTCGACGCCTACACCGGCGAGATCGTCGCCGTCAACGCCGACGTGAAAGGCGACTTCGCCGCGATCGAAGCGTACCCGCAGATCTTCTTCGAGGGATACGTCGGCTACGCGTGGCTCTTTCCCAAGTCCGACTCGCGCGCGAACCTCGGGATCGGCTGGGCCGGCGACGAGCGCCCGGACGACTACTACGAGGCCCTGACGGGGGCCTGCCGCCGGAACGACCTCCCGGTGCCCGACCGCTCGGAGACGAACATCTACACCATCCCTCGGGGCCCGAGTCTCGATCCGGCGGCGACCTACCGCGCGGGCGAGAACGTCTTCCTCGTCGGGGACGCCGCGGGGATCGCCAACCGCTACCAGGGCGAGGGGATCTGCCAGGCGATTCGCTCGTCGCACCTGGCCGCCGAGACGATCGCCGAGGGTCGCCCCGAGACGTACCCCGAACGGCTCTATGACCTGATGCGGTCCGAGTACCGACTGGCCCACCTGATGCGCGGCGTCTGGGTCGAACACGGGGACGCGCGCCTGCTGGCGGACGTCGCCGAGGCGCTCGACGGCCTGAGCGTCGACGACATCACGCGCTCGCCGCGTCGCGTGGTCGCACGGGTCGCGCGCCACCCCGGCATCGCGTACCGACTGCTGGCCGACGCGGGGATGCTGCGGCGCGTCGTCGACGCCTACACCGACACCTGGGAGTACGACCAACCGCACGCATAG
- a CDS encoding DUF7095 family protein, translating to MERERALARIEAVLDAVESEPMPVPVREVWVYGDVALGLDPVERLDVYVTKDLLLRGDSEAAERFEAEHGVKGVGRSVSAEWAEAHPDLLRTNASGHAAPEKCLAAHLLSDDEPVHLEVCNASFEDNVQQRLKSAVDRDAYEQILDPRGVCLYADGRRSESALEKLREGELVFPTLGEALSMLGLDEDQAAAAADAVREYRASQSGATVRGDVV from the coding sequence ATGGAACGCGAGCGCGCCCTGGCCCGGATCGAAGCCGTCCTCGACGCCGTCGAGTCCGAGCCGATGCCGGTCCCCGTCCGGGAGGTCTGGGTCTACGGCGACGTCGCGCTCGGCCTCGACCCGGTCGAGCGCCTCGACGTCTACGTGACGAAGGACCTCCTCCTGCGCGGCGACAGCGAGGCCGCCGAACGGTTCGAGGCCGAACACGGCGTCAAGGGCGTCGGCCGGAGCGTCTCCGCGGAGTGGGCCGAGGCCCACCCCGACCTCCTTCGAACGAACGCCAGCGGCCACGCGGCCCCCGAGAAGTGCCTCGCGGCGCACCTGCTGTCCGACGACGAGCCCGTCCACCTGGAGGTGTGCAACGCCTCCTTCGAGGACAACGTCCAGCAGCGCCTCAAGAGCGCCGTCGACCGCGACGCCTACGAGCAGATCCTCGACCCGCGGGGCGTCTGTCTGTACGCCGACGGCCGACGCTCGGAGTCGGCGCTGGAGAAGCTCCGCGAGGGCGAACTGGTCTTTCCCACTCTCGGGGAGGCGCTGTCGATGCTCGGCCTGGACGAGGACCAGGCGGCCGCCGCCGCCGACGCGGTCCGGGAGTACCGCGCCTCGCAGTCGGGGGCGACCGTCCGCGGCGACGTCGTCTGA
- a CDS encoding DUF5793 family protein, with translation MRRDYFELDVENISWVDDDGDPRKPLVRIAFHGPREELERRLSDPSGEYLDAGETDVAFRLQESLDDPEATGVVSVTNRITGDFVLELNEDADDVLTFIRAAREYGRDAADADDGRYRVEVLLDGEEAVAYEKQTFLVYDADGHLLRSHSLIPSGVEL, from the coding sequence ATGAGGCGGGACTACTTCGAGTTGGACGTCGAAAACATCTCCTGGGTCGACGACGACGGCGACCCGCGCAAGCCCCTGGTCCGGATCGCCTTCCACGGCCCCCGAGAGGAACTGGAGCGCCGGCTCTCCGATCCGTCCGGCGAGTACCTCGACGCCGGCGAGACGGACGTCGCGTTCCGGCTGCAGGAGTCGCTGGACGACCCGGAGGCGACGGGCGTGGTCAGCGTCACGAACCGAATCACCGGCGACTTCGTCCTCGAACTCAACGAGGACGCCGACGACGTACTCACGTTTATCCGCGCGGCCCGGGAGTACGGCCGCGACGCAGCGGACGCCGACGACGGCCGCTACCGCGTCGAGGTGCTGCTCGACGGCGAGGAGGCCGTCGCCTACGAGAAACAGACGTTCCTCGTCTACGACGCCGACGGACACCTCCTCCGCTCTCACAGTCTGATCCCCTCGGGCGTCGAACTGTAA
- a CDS encoding J domain-containing protein yields MEDFYDLLGVSENAPAEEIDRAWRDRVRTYHPDVNDDARANAQFKTLKAAHEVLSSEEKRAAYDRLGHETYVRERLGGLPTAGQPGPDAIDEDDEGDESDDATEGPKRESKRSTDATGNAGASGTRSGGARSDRTGSGGGSQTGHPGGTSRTSTASGQSQSAGGSGRSTTAGRTANRDSTARRGLTRLQYGWLGVLLAGTVYLAGLWQYLGANAAAVGSFREAVAADPIGALTATRLLAPGTFALRTISGAAAPGPELLFPVGAVALAVAFLAVVSSFGRGSAYLYLVGGLAPVAALAVGPVVALSDGVVLALVAAVPIGATLLFAVDVGRYAAR; encoded by the coding sequence ATGGAGGACTTCTACGACCTGCTCGGGGTGTCGGAGAACGCCCCGGCCGAGGAGATCGACCGCGCGTGGCGCGACCGGGTCCGAACCTACCACCCGGACGTCAACGACGACGCCAGGGCGAACGCGCAGTTCAAGACGCTCAAGGCGGCCCACGAGGTGCTCTCATCGGAGGAGAAACGCGCCGCCTACGACAGACTGGGCCACGAGACGTACGTCCGAGAGCGACTCGGCGGCCTCCCGACAGCCGGCCAGCCCGGCCCGGACGCGATCGACGAAGACGACGAAGGCGACGAAAGCGACGACGCGACGGAAGGCCCCAAGAGGGAGTCGAAACGGAGTACAGACGCGACCGGAAACGCGGGAGCGAGCGGAACCCGATCAGGCGGCGCGAGGTCGGATCGAACGGGATCGGGCGGCGGGTCGCAGACGGGACACCCGGGAGGGACGTCGCGGACGTCGACGGCGAGCGGGCAGTCACAGTCCGCCGGCGGCAGCGGACGGTCGACAACGGCCGGCCGTACCGCAAATCGGGACTCGACGGCCCGCCGCGGGCTCACACGGCTCCAGTACGGGTGGCTCGGCGTGTTGCTGGCGGGGACCGTCTATCTGGCCGGGCTCTGGCAGTACCTCGGCGCGAACGCGGCCGCCGTCGGGTCGTTCCGCGAGGCGGTCGCCGCCGACCCGATCGGCGCCCTGACCGCGACGCGGCTGCTCGCGCCCGGGACGTTCGCGCTCCGGACGATATCCGGCGCTGCCGCCCCCGGCCCCGAACTGCTGTTTCCCGTCGGGGCCGTCGCGCTCGCCGTCGCGTTCCTGGCTGTCGTCAGTTCGTTCGGGCGCGGTTCGGCGTACCTCTATCTGGTGGGCGGGCTCGCTCCCGTCGCCGCCCTCGCCGTGGGGCCGGTCGTCGCCCTCTCCGATGGGGTCGTGTTGGCGCTCGTCGCCGCGGTGCCGATCGGTGCGACGCTCCTGTTCGCGGTCGACGTCGGACGCTACGCGGCCAGATAG
- a CDS encoding uracil-DNA glycosylase family protein, producing MENVTDRTSNPFGMRPPCDRFVPGYGDANADFHVVGDRPEVHGGLDTAVPFTNDAGRRLQDALVAAGLLRSAGDDPDVRKTFLSYLHMCALGPDEPPQSSYDDLERFFDAELRAIAAHVLLPVGERATRHVLETYTAQAWKTDVEMETLHATEIRGSGFLVVPIREPADWDDTHHDRLVDGLRTLRSTDYRREADLGRFNPGDDPYLVR from the coding sequence GTGGAGAACGTCACCGACCGAACGAGCAATCCCTTCGGTATGCGACCGCCCTGTGACCGGTTCGTCCCCGGATACGGCGACGCCAACGCCGACTTCCACGTCGTCGGCGACAGGCCGGAGGTCCACGGCGGCCTCGATACCGCGGTTCCGTTCACCAACGACGCGGGCCGCAGGCTCCAGGACGCGCTGGTCGCGGCCGGTCTCCTCCGCTCGGCCGGCGACGACCCCGACGTGCGGAAGACCTTCCTCTCGTACCTCCATATGTGCGCCCTCGGGCCCGACGAGCCCCCGCAGTCGTCCTACGACGACCTCGAACGCTTCTTCGACGCCGAACTCCGGGCGATCGCCGCGCACGTCCTCCTCCCGGTCGGCGAGCGGGCGACGCGGCACGTCCTCGAAACCTACACGGCCCAGGCGTGGAAGACCGACGTGGAGATGGAGACCCTCCACGCCACCGAGATCCGCGGGAGCGGCTTCCTCGTCGTTCCGATCCGAGAGCCCGCCGACTGGGACGACACGCACCACGACCGCCTCGTCGACGGCCTCCGGACGCTGCGGTCGACGGACTACCGGCGCGAGGCCGACCTCGGACGGTTCAACCCCGGCGACGATCCGTACCTCGTCCGATGA
- a CDS encoding deoxyribonuclease IV — MRVGAHESIAGGVANAVDRQLDDGGNCGQIFTHSPQVWQDPDLDDDDAAAFRERSAEHDVGPWVIHSSYLVNLCTPKDDLREKSIDSMQREVDAAATLGIPYVNVHLGAHTGAGEEQGLDNAVSALDELDVPDGVTVLVESDAGSGTKMGDDFAHLGYVLDESAQDLEVCLDTAHAFAAGYDLSTPAGVDETIEELHAEVGLDNLACVHLNDSKHECGTNKDEHAHIGEGLIGEAGMTAFVNHEAIRDVPLVLETPTEDGKGFAWNIERTRELRES; from the coding sequence ATGCGAGTCGGAGCACACGAATCGATCGCCGGCGGCGTCGCGAACGCCGTCGATCGGCAACTCGACGACGGCGGTAACTGCGGACAGATCTTCACCCACTCCCCGCAGGTCTGGCAGGACCCCGACCTGGACGACGACGACGCCGCGGCCTTCCGCGAGCGGTCGGCGGAGCACGACGTCGGGCCGTGGGTGATCCACTCGTCGTACCTCGTGAACCTCTGCACGCCGAAGGACGACCTCCGCGAGAAGTCGATCGACTCGATGCAGCGCGAGGTCGACGCCGCGGCCACGCTCGGCATCCCCTACGTGAACGTCCACCTCGGCGCGCACACGGGCGCGGGCGAGGAGCAGGGCCTCGACAACGCGGTCTCGGCGCTCGACGAGCTCGACGTCCCCGACGGCGTCACCGTCCTCGTCGAGTCCGACGCCGGCTCGGGGACGAAGATGGGCGACGACTTCGCCCACCTGGGCTACGTGCTCGACGAGAGCGCTCAGGACCTCGAAGTCTGTCTCGACACGGCCCACGCGTTCGCCGCGGGCTACGACCTCTCGACGCCCGCGGGCGTCGACGAGACGATCGAGGAACTCCACGCCGAGGTCGGCCTCGACAACCTCGCGTGCGTCCACCTCAACGATTCCAAACACGAGTGCGGGACCAACAAGGACGAACACGCCCACATCGGCGAGGGCCTGATCGGCGAAGCGGGAATGACCGCGTTCGTCAACCACGAGGCGATCCGCGACGTGCCGCTGGTGCTGGAGACCCCCACCGAAGACGGGAAGGGCTTCGCGTGGAACATCGAGCGGACCCGCGAGCTCCGCGAGTCGTAA
- a CDS encoding lipoate--protein ligase family protein, whose translation MTDDSGPLADKEWRLIREEARDGPMQMALDEIAAETAADGGPRTVRVYQWDPSTLSLGYGQDPETVDWEGCAERGVSVTRRQTGGGGIYHDVDGDVSYSIVAPKAELPGDLLDAYHLLCEPILDAFDRVGIDADYVPESVPEIWSPACYLRELHPAHDVVAAERKISGNAQYRRRDAVIQHGSLTYSVRADDHLSAFAGHDVSPERFRERVVGVDELADVTRAEFVDAVESSLATWAEAAEGSWTDDELSRARERATEKYESDDWVRRRPDDR comes from the coding sequence ATGACCGACGACAGCGGCCCCCTCGCCGACAAGGAGTGGCGGCTCATCCGCGAGGAGGCGCGCGACGGGCCGATGCAGATGGCGCTGGACGAGATCGCCGCCGAGACCGCCGCCGACGGCGGGCCGCGGACGGTCCGCGTCTATCAGTGGGACCCGAGTACGCTCTCGCTCGGGTACGGGCAGGACCCCGAGACGGTCGACTGGGAGGGCTGTGCGGAGCGCGGGGTCTCCGTCACTCGGCGACAGACCGGCGGTGGCGGAATCTACCACGACGTCGACGGCGACGTCTCCTACTCGATCGTCGCCCCCAAGGCGGAACTGCCGGGAGATCTACTCGACGCCTACCACCTCCTGTGCGAGCCGATCCTGGACGCCTTCGACCGCGTCGGGATCGACGCCGACTACGTTCCGGAGTCAGTCCCGGAGATCTGGTCGCCGGCGTGCTACCTCCGGGAGCTCCACCCCGCACACGACGTCGTCGCCGCGGAGCGGAAGATCAGCGGCAACGCCCAGTACCGGCGGCGCGACGCCGTCATCCAGCACGGGTCGCTCACCTACTCGGTGCGCGCCGACGACCACCTCTCGGCCTTCGCCGGACACGACGTCAGCCCCGAACGGTTCCGCGAGCGCGTCGTCGGCGTCGACGAGCTGGCGGACGTCACCCGCGCGGAGTTCGTCGACGCCGTCGAATCGTCGCTCGCGACGTGGGCCGAGGCCGCCGAGGGCTCGTGGACCGACGACGAACTCTCGCGAGCGCGCGAGCGCGCGACGGAGAAGTACGAGAGCGACGACTGGGTGCGGCGACGCCCCGACGACCGGTAG
- a CDS encoding MBL fold metallo-hydrolase → MDLTRIPLGNTVFEGENNAYLVEGEVTTLVDVGASTETVRADLEDGLDEAGVALSEIDRILLTHWHSDHCGLAGELQAESDATVYAHEDDAAVIAGDDDAIADLHDLRDRRFREWGIPEDKLDELRAVQSDFEAVAGDPADVETLADGDRITAGDEELETIHLPGHAAGHVAFAFDRESEDPSEIGAAPRSEIFVGDVILPEYTPNVGGADLRLDEPLERYVESLDRLAARDFDLAWPGHRDPIDDPSGRARVIREHHLDRTRRVIEALREYGPADAWTVSAHLFGELEHIHILHGPGEAYAHLDHLERVGAVEREDFEYRLVDSDPDVEALFPNTKY, encoded by the coding sequence ATGGATCTCACCCGCATCCCGCTCGGCAACACGGTCTTCGAGGGGGAGAACAACGCCTACCTCGTCGAGGGCGAGGTGACGACGCTCGTCGACGTCGGCGCGTCGACCGAGACCGTCCGCGCCGATCTCGAAGACGGCCTCGACGAGGCCGGCGTCGCCCTCTCGGAGATCGATCGCATCCTCCTGACGCACTGGCACTCGGACCACTGCGGCCTCGCGGGCGAACTCCAGGCCGAATCGGACGCGACGGTGTACGCCCACGAGGACGACGCCGCGGTCATCGCCGGCGACGACGACGCCATCGCGGACCTCCACGACCTCCGCGACCGGCGCTTCCGGGAGTGGGGTATTCCCGAGGACAAACTCGACGAGCTCCGGGCCGTGCAGTCGGACTTCGAGGCGGTCGCGGGCGACCCCGCCGACGTCGAGACGCTCGCGGACGGCGACCGCATCACCGCGGGCGACGAAGAGTTAGAGACGATCCACCTACCGGGCCACGCCGCCGGCCACGTCGCTTTCGCCTTCGACCGAGAGTCCGAGGATCCGTCGGAGATCGGCGCCGCTCCCCGTTCGGAGATCTTCGTCGGCGACGTGATCCTTCCCGAGTACACCCCGAACGTCGGCGGCGCGGACCTCCGCCTCGACGAGCCCTTGGAGCGGTACGTCGAGAGCCTCGACCGCCTGGCCGCCCGCGACTTCGACCTCGCGTGGCCGGGGCACCGCGATCCGATCGACGACCCGAGCGGGCGGGCGCGCGTCATCCGCGAGCACCACCTCGACCGCACCCGGCGCGTGATCGAGGCGCTCCGCGAGTACGGCCCGGCGGACGCCTGGACGGTCAGCGCACATCTCTTCGGCGAGCTGGAGCACATCCACATCCTCCACGGGCCGGGCGAGGCGTACGCCCATCTGGACCACCTCGAACGCGTCGGCGCGGTCGAGCGCGAGGACTTCGAGTACCGCCTCGTCGACTCCGATCCGGACGTCGAGGCCCTGTTCCCGAATACGAAATACTGA
- a CDS encoding class I SAM-dependent methyltransferase has product MRKFSPEYLRRTREGMWEDSRAALAPLSLSDRARILDAGAGTGELARVLDEESPAEVVCLDADPDLLAVARAETGLDAVAGDALRPPVADGAFDLVVCQALLVNLPDPTAALRTFADLSTDLVAAIEPDNADVGVDSTVEREVALERQVREAYIEGVETDVALGERLVSSFREAGLAEVETRRYYHRKLVEPPYDEAALSAAARKASGAGLADHETELRRALSADEYDALRREWREMGRAVVEAMQDGTYRRAEVVPFDVVVGRVRSGGE; this is encoded by the coding sequence GTGCGGAAGTTCTCGCCCGAGTACCTGCGGCGGACGCGCGAGGGGATGTGGGAGGACTCCCGAGCGGCGCTCGCGCCGCTGTCGCTCTCGGACCGGGCGCGGATCCTCGACGCGGGCGCGGGCACGGGCGAACTCGCCCGCGTGCTGGACGAGGAGTCCCCCGCGGAGGTGGTCTGCCTCGACGCCGACCCCGATCTCCTGGCGGTCGCGCGCGCGGAGACGGGACTCGACGCCGTCGCGGGGGACGCGCTCCGGCCGCCCGTCGCCGACGGCGCCTTCGACCTCGTCGTCTGTCAGGCCCTGCTCGTGAATCTCCCCGATCCGACGGCCGCGCTCCGGACGTTCGCCGACCTCTCGACGGACCTCGTGGCGGCGATCGAGCCCGACAACGCCGACGTCGGCGTCGACTCGACCGTCGAGCGGGAGGTCGCCCTCGAACGCCAGGTCCGCGAGGCGTATATCGAGGGCGTCGAGACGGACGTCGCCCTGGGCGAGCGGCTGGTGTCGTCGTTCCGGGAGGCGGGCCTCGCGGAGGTCGAGACGCGTCGGTACTACCACCGGAAGCTGGTCGAGCCCCCCTACGACGAGGCGGCGCTGTCGGCGGCCGCCCGGAAGGCCAGCGGCGCGGGGCTGGCCGACCACGAGACCGAGTTGCGGAGGGCGCTCTCGGCCGACGAGTACGACGCCCTCAGGCGGGAGTGGCGCGAGATGGGGCGGGCGGTCGTCGAGGCGATGCAGGACGGGACCTACCGACGCGCCGAGGTCGTCCCGTTCGACGTCGTCGTCGGTCGCGTTCGGTCTGGCGGCGAGTGA
- a CDS encoding serine/threonine-protein kinase RIO2: protein MVRNVAGVMAELEPEDFYLLSGVEQGMRFSEWVNRGKLPELSNLTSEEVEYRLDRCATRGLIERKTIQYEGYTLTAEGYDALALRTFSKRDTIEGVGAPLGVGKESDVLEVQSYRPLALKFHREGYTNFREVMRERDYASDKQHVSWLYTARKAAEREYEALEALYPEVSVPRPIDQNRHAIVMAKLEGVELDRAKLPDEQVVGVLDLILRELASAYQVGYVHADMSEYNVAVSESGVTVFDWPQAVSTDHDNARELLSRDVSNLVSYFERKYPRNLPDLDVDSVSESLAADDFETVRNHA from the coding sequence ATGGTGCGGAACGTCGCCGGCGTGATGGCCGAACTCGAACCCGAGGACTTCTATCTCCTCTCCGGCGTCGAGCAGGGAATGCGCTTTTCCGAGTGGGTCAACCGCGGGAAGCTCCCCGAACTCTCGAATCTCACCTCCGAGGAGGTCGAATATCGCCTCGATCGGTGTGCGACCCGCGGACTGATCGAACGGAAGACGATTCAGTACGAGGGCTACACCCTGACCGCCGAGGGGTACGACGCGCTCGCGCTCCGGACGTTCTCGAAGCGGGACACGATCGAGGGCGTCGGCGCGCCGCTGGGCGTGGGCAAGGAAAGCGACGTGCTCGAAGTGCAGTCCTACCGGCCGCTGGCGCTGAAGTTCCACCGCGAGGGGTACACGAACTTCCGGGAAGTGATGCGCGAGCGCGACTACGCCTCCGACAAGCAACACGTCTCGTGGCTCTACACCGCGCGCAAGGCGGCCGAACGGGAGTACGAGGCGCTCGAAGCGCTCTACCCCGAGGTGTCGGTCCCGCGGCCGATCGATCAGAACCGCCACGCGATCGTGATGGCGAAACTGGAGGGCGTCGAACTCGACCGCGCCAAGCTCCCCGACGAGCAGGTCGTCGGCGTCCTCGACCTGATCCTCCGGGAGCTCGCGAGCGCGTACCAGGTCGGATACGTCCACGCGGATATGAGCGAGTACAACGTCGCCGTCAGCGAGTCCGGCGTCACCGTCTTCGACTGGCCGCAGGCGGTGTCGACCGACCACGACAACGCGCGCGAACTGCTGTCGCGGGACGTCTCGAACCTCGTGTCGTACTTCGAGCGGAAGTACCCGCGAAACCTCCCCGATCTCGACGTCGACAGCGTCAGCGAGAGTCTCGCGGCCGACGACTTCGAGACCGTGCGAAACCACGCCTGA
- a CDS encoding DNA-directed RNA polymerase subunit L produces MELRVIDKTDEELRIEVAGEDHTFMNVIKGALLETEGVAAATYDVNPEQSGGQTEPILSIKTEDGVDPLDALGDASRHVQSTVDEFSAAFEAAT; encoded by the coding sequence ATGGAACTGCGGGTCATCGACAAGACAGACGAGGAACTCCGCATCGAGGTCGCCGGGGAGGACCACACCTTTATGAACGTGATCAAGGGCGCACTCTTGGAGACCGAGGGCGTCGCCGCCGCGACCTACGACGTGAACCCCGAACAGTCCGGCGGCCAGACCGAACCGATCCTCTCGATCAAGACCGAAGACGGCGTCGACCCCCTCGACGCGCTGGGCGACGCCTCCCGGCACGTCCAGTCGACCGTCGACGAGTTCTCCGCGGCGTTCGAGGCCGCGACGTAA
- a CDS encoding endonuclease/exonuclease/phosphatase family protein encodes MDDIDRSRRRVLRAGAQATALLAGSTLGRDGLGTVAATPTATSASGGGDAGDGADAPDLSLATQNLGLGADFLSIARPGDDASIPERVGDLYAGVRASEPRARMRALADLLAREPPDVLALQEVALVRRGPRSGNDPEDPDAGTVVFDFLATLREALSERGVPYRPVAINTNADLEFPARLDGGAIDVRLTDRDALLVRADGDVAVESTAAHTYGESLTLPIGGGRTVEIDRGYAGATLGVGDESVGVVSTHLESGLEGIRTAQAEELAADLDAFPSPLVVAGDLNDGPERDAPTATDGGTETTTGEADAESDDPDAYGILTASLSDVVGDGLSGAGGTCCRPASLRPPDEDGLPQRIDHVLADGLAAESVRRVGADPVRIDGERRWVSDHAGVAVELTAATDDRATSESASATTTESPTDAGSAAAGEQGARTGNATDSGDGSPTGTATSASTPGFGVASAAVALLGAGVGALAGARRRRDDS; translated from the coding sequence GTGGACGACATCGACCGCTCGCGCCGACGCGTCCTCCGCGCCGGCGCGCAGGCGACCGCCCTCCTCGCCGGCTCGACGCTCGGCCGTGACGGTCTCGGTACCGTGGCGGCGACGCCGACCGCGACGTCCGCGAGCGGCGGGGGCGACGCGGGCGACGGCGCCGACGCCCCCGACCTCTCGCTGGCGACTCAGAACCTCGGACTGGGCGCGGATTTCCTCTCGATCGCCCGCCCCGGAGACGACGCGTCGATCCCCGAGCGGGTGGGCGACCTTTACGCCGGCGTCCGCGCGAGCGAGCCGCGGGCGCGGATGCGCGCGCTCGCAGATCTGCTGGCCCGCGAGCCCCCGGACGTCCTCGCCCTCCAAGAGGTCGCGCTCGTGCGTCGCGGGCCGCGCTCCGGCAACGATCCCGAAGACCCCGACGCCGGCACCGTCGTCTTCGACTTCCTCGCGACGCTCCGCGAGGCGCTCTCGGAGCGCGGCGTCCCGTACCGGCCCGTCGCGATCAACACTAACGCGGATCTGGAGTTCCCGGCCCGCCTCGACGGCGGCGCGATCGACGTGCGGCTCACCGATCGGGACGCGCTCTTGGTCCGCGCGGACGGCGACGTCGCCGTCGAATCGACGGCCGCCCACACGTACGGGGAGTCGCTGACGCTCCCGATCGGCGGCGGCCGGACGGTCGAGATCGATCGGGGATACGCCGGCGCGACCCTCGGCGTCGGCGACGAGTCGGTCGGCGTCGTGAGCACGCACCTCGAATCCGGGCTGGAAGGCATCCGGACGGCGCAGGCCGAGGAGCTCGCGGCCGACCTCGACGCCTTCCCGTCGCCGCTCGTCGTCGCCGGCGACCTCAACGACGGCCCCGAGCGGGACGCGCCGACCGCGACCGACGGCGGGACCGAAACGACGACGGGCGAAGCAGACGCAGAAAGCGACGATCCCGACGCCTACGGCATCCTGACCGCGTCGCTCTCGGACGTCGTCGGCGACGGGCTCTCGGGCGCGGGCGGGACCTGCTGCCGGCCGGCGTCGCTCCGGCCGCCCGACGAGGACGGGCTCCCGCAGCGGATCGACCACGTGCTCGCCGACGGCCTCGCCGCGGAGTCGGTCCGGCGCGTCGGCGCCGATCCGGTCCGCATCGATGGCGAGCGGCGGTGGGTGTCGGACCACGCCGGCGTCGCCGTCGAATTGACCGCGGCGACGGACGACAGGGCGACGTCGGAGAGCGCGAGCGCGACGACGACCGAGTCGCCGACGGACGCCGGCTCCGCGGCGGCGGGAGAGCAGGGTGCCCGAACCGGGAACGCGACGGACTCGGGCGATGGATCGCCGACCGGGACCGCGACTTCGGCTTCGACGCCCGGGTTCGGCGTCGCGTCCGCCGCCGTCGCGCTGCTCGGAGCCGGGGTCGGCGCGCTGGCGGGCGCTCGGCGGCGACGCGACGACTCCTGA